Proteins co-encoded in one Elusimicrobiota bacterium genomic window:
- a CDS encoding sterol desaturase family protein, whose translation MFLGLETGAWRLIFSVGGLIGFGCWEQLRPFRKLVVPAPKHYLTNLLLGGFNVLVLNIGVSSMIVAYFDYLGSRKIGLLNASNLPPWANIALSFVFLDFITYLWHRSYHEIPLMWRLHKVHHSDLDLDVTSASRFHLGEILLSSTFKMFIGFIWGPSAIAIAIHEAGLLLAAQFQHANIHIPEPWETRLRRVFVTPDMHRIHHSNIPGETNSNYSNLFSFWDRLLGTYLWRGDQKNIAIGLKEYPRPQDITLPKLLAMPFIRSLAAQ comes from the coding sequence ATGTTTCTTGGGCTTGAAACCGGCGCCTGGCGGCTGATTTTCTCCGTCGGCGGGCTGATCGGTTTCGGCTGTTGGGAACAACTCCGGCCCTTCCGTAAACTCGTCGTGCCCGCGCCCAAACATTACTTAACGAATCTGCTTCTAGGCGGCTTTAATGTCTTGGTTTTAAACATCGGCGTTTCCAGCATGATCGTGGCGTATTTCGATTACCTGGGCAGCCGCAAGATCGGCCTGCTCAACGCCTCAAATCTGCCGCCCTGGGCCAATATCGCGCTGTCATTCGTTTTTCTTGATTTCATCACTTACCTTTGGCATCGCTCCTATCATGAAATCCCGCTCATGTGGCGCCTGCACAAAGTGCATCACAGCGATTTAGATCTAGACGTCACCAGCGCGTCCCGCTTTCACTTGGGCGAAATTCTGCTTTCTTCAACCTTTAAAATGTTCATCGGTTTTATTTGGGGGCCGAGCGCGATCGCCATAGCGATTCACGAAGCCGGGCTACTTTTGGCCGCGCAGTTCCAGCACGCCAACATCCACATCCCGGAACCTTGGGAAACGCGTCTGCGCCGGGTATTCGTGACGCCGGACATGCACCGCATCCATCACTCGAATATCCCCGGCGAGACGAATTCCAACTACTCCAATCTTTTTTCTTTCTGGGACAGGCTCCTCGGCACTTATCTCTGGCGCGGCGATCAGAAAAATATCGCGATCGGTTTGAAGGAATACCCGCGCCCGCAAGATATCACCTTGCCCAAACTTCTCGCCATGCCCTTTATCCGGTCCTTGGCCGCCCAATGA
- a CDS encoding TIGR04282 family arsenosugar biosynthesis glycosyltransferase, which translates to MNKIVIFVKAPVPGQVKTRLCPPLSNREAAALYKALAKDALSAARSVPLTQVDVAYDPWPPHIEPVWMSDDRPDFFPQQGSDLGERLSHAAQHAFSSGASKVVIIGSDSPRLSADHLTHAFELLDRHDIVLGPAHDGGYYLIGLCRPVPEVFENIPWSTPRVFEETLSRLRFLNLEPGLLNKLGDIDTAEDLKRLLDFARHHNGGLIHTRPILEALGKGSLKLWGAPIALLLAVFLAAQAIFALTPLGRTLSIDSFSGATEPDGLPKNWKPLVFKKIPRRTAYSLVEENGDYFVMAQSSFSASAILKEVQASPKDYPMLRWRWKIERVLEKADARKKSGDDYAARIYVAFRYDPKNASAWQRAKYGVAKSLYGHYPPHAALNYIWDNKLPIGAAVDNPYTNRTKMIAVESGPENVGKWRTEERNIYDDYKRLFGEDPPDIAFIALMTDTDNTGETASAYFDDISLAAPDNAHEKQKEIP; encoded by the coding sequence ATGAACAAAATCGTTATTTTCGTCAAAGCCCCGGTGCCCGGACAGGTCAAAACACGGCTTTGTCCGCCCTTGTCAAACCGGGAAGCGGCCGCTTTGTATAAAGCCCTGGCCAAAGACGCTTTGTCCGCGGCCCGCTCCGTGCCCTTAACCCAAGTTGATGTGGCCTATGATCCTTGGCCGCCGCATATTGAACCCGTATGGATGAGCGATGACCGGCCGGATTTTTTCCCTCAACAGGGCTCCGATTTAGGCGAACGCCTCTCCCATGCCGCGCAGCACGCGTTTTCTTCGGGCGCCTCAAAAGTCGTGATCATCGGCTCGGACTCGCCTCGCCTCAGCGCCGATCATTTGACGCACGCCTTCGAACTGTTGGACCGGCATGACATTGTTCTAGGCCCGGCTCATGACGGCGGCTACTATTTAATCGGCCTTTGCCGTCCGGTCCCGGAGGTTTTTGAAAACATCCCCTGGTCCACGCCCCGGGTTTTTGAAGAAACCCTCTCGCGCCTGCGTTTCTTGAACCTCGAGCCCGGGCTTTTAAACAAACTCGGCGACATCGACACAGCCGAGGATTTAAAGCGCCTCTTGGATTTCGCGCGCCATCATAACGGCGGCCTGATTCATACGCGGCCGATACTCGAGGCTTTGGGCAAAGGAAGCCTAAAACTCTGGGGCGCGCCCATCGCTTTGCTCTTGGCCGTGTTTCTGGCCGCTCAAGCAATATTCGCGTTGACACCGCTCGGCCGCACCCTGTCGATCGATTCATTTTCCGGGGCAACGGAGCCCGACGGTCTCCCTAAAAACTGGAAGCCCCTCGTATTTAAAAAAATACCGCGCCGCACCGCGTACTCGCTTGTCGAAGAAAACGGCGATTACTTCGTCATGGCTCAAAGCTCGTTCTCAGCCTCGGCCATTCTAAAGGAAGTTCAAGCCAGCCCCAAGGATTACCCCATGTTGCGCTGGCGCTGGAAAATCGAGCGCGTCCTGGAGAAAGCCGATGCCCGCAAAAAAAGCGGTGACGATTATGCGGCGCGGATTTACGTGGCTTTTCGCTACGACCCCAAAAACGCCTCCGCCTGGCAGCGGGCCAAATATGGCGTCGCTAAATCCCTGTACGGCCATTACCCGCCCCACGCCGCCTTAAATTATATCTGGGACAATAAACTTCCCATCGGCGCGGCCGTGGATAATCCTTACACGAACCGGACAAAAATGATCGCCGTGGAAAGCGGTCCGGAGAATGTGGGAAAATGGCGAACCGAAGAACGCAATATTTACGATGATTACAAACGGCTTTTCGGAGAGGATCCTCCGGATATCGCTTTTATCGCTCTGATGACGGACACGGACAATACCGGAGAAACGGCCAGCGCCTATTTCGACGATATTTCGTTGGCCGCGCCGGATAACGCCCACGAAAAACAAAAGGAGATCCCATGA
- the serS gene encoding serine--tRNA ligase — translation MIDLKKVREQPDLFRQAYKNRGGRYLPALEELLEKDGRCRKLLLDVETLRSKKNELSKKVGALRASGKDDPSLMKESEDIKRPLMDKEKELAGLQTQMEALALGLPNAPDASTPLGASPEDNKVVRNWGEPKKLDFKALDHQAIGEKLGIFDFERAAKLAGSRFALLKGKGAALERALISFMLNIHTKEHGYQEFWPPYFASAETLTASGHLPKFKEELYQIHKEEPGPDLYLIPTSEVSLVNLHRGEMLDEKNLPLAYTAYTACFRSEAGSYGKDIRGLIRNHQFNKVELVRFAFPEKSMEDLELMTKQACVVLERLGIPHRVLALCSADLGFASTKTYDLEVWMPGENKWREISSCSNCLDFQARRANIKIKRADGKKEFVHTLNGSGVAVGRCLAAILENYQTPEGRVSIPDALRPYTGFDSI, via the coding sequence GTGATCGACTTAAAGAAAGTCCGCGAACAACCTGATTTGTTCCGCCAGGCCTATAAAAACCGGGGCGGGCGCTATTTGCCGGCCCTGGAAGAACTTCTGGAAAAAGACGGACGCTGCCGCAAACTTCTACTCGATGTAGAAACCCTCCGGTCCAAAAAAAACGAATTGTCTAAAAAAGTCGGGGCTTTGCGCGCTTCGGGCAAGGACGACCCCTCGCTCATGAAAGAATCCGAGGATATCAAGCGCCCGCTGATGGACAAAGAAAAGGAATTAGCCGGGCTCCAAACCCAAATGGAAGCCCTGGCCCTGGGCCTGCCCAATGCCCCGGACGCAAGCACGCCTTTAGGCGCTTCCCCTGAGGACAATAAAGTCGTGCGCAACTGGGGCGAACCTAAAAAACTCGATTTCAAAGCTCTGGACCATCAAGCCATCGGTGAAAAATTAGGGATTTTTGATTTTGAGCGCGCCGCCAAGCTCGCGGGCTCCCGATTCGCTCTCCTAAAAGGCAAAGGCGCGGCCCTGGAGCGCGCCCTTATTTCCTTTATGCTGAATATTCACACCAAAGAGCACGGGTACCAGGAATTCTGGCCGCCGTATTTCGCCTCAGCCGAAACCCTCACCGCCAGCGGGCATTTGCCCAAATTCAAAGAAGAGCTTTATCAAATCCACAAAGAAGAACCCGGCCCCGACCTTTATTTAATCCCAACCTCCGAGGTTTCTTTGGTCAATCTGCACCGGGGGGAAATGCTGGATGAAAAAAATCTGCCCTTGGCGTATACGGCCTACACCGCCTGTTTCAGGAGCGAGGCCGGCTCTTACGGCAAAGATATCCGCGGCCTCATCCGCAATCATCAATTCAACAAAGTGGAATTGGTGCGCTTCGCTTTCCCGGAAAAATCCATGGAAGACTTGGAACTCATGACCAAACAGGCTTGCGTGGTTTTGGAGCGCCTGGGCATCCCGCACCGGGTCTTGGCCCTATGCAGCGCTGATCTCGGTTTCGCCTCAACCAAAACTTATGATTTGGAAGTCTGGATGCCCGGGGAAAACAAATGGCGGGAAATCTCTTCCTGTTCCAATTGCCTGGATTTTCAAGCCCGCCGCGCCAATATCAAAATCAAACGCGCAGACGGCAAAAAAGAATTCGTCCACACCTTAAACGGCTCCGGCGTTGCCGTAGGCCGCTGCTTGGCCGCGATTCTGGAAAACTATCAGACGCCCGAAGGCCGCGTCAGCATACCGGACGCCCTGCGGCCTTATACGGGCTTTGATTCGATTTAG
- a CDS encoding DUF167 domain-containing protein, whose amino-acid sequence MVLIKLKVHPDARKSEIIQKAPDAYEAWVKAPAERGLANNAALNLLAQSLGVPAVKLRIIKGARSPNKIIQFMGLSC is encoded by the coding sequence ATGGTTCTCATCAAACTCAAAGTCCATCCAGACGCGCGCAAATCCGAAATTATTCAAAAAGCCCCGGACGCTTATGAAGCCTGGGTCAAGGCTCCGGCTGAGCGCGGCTTGGCCAATAACGCGGCCCTAAATCTTCTGGCCCAGAGCCTGGGCGTTCCTGCCGTCAAATTGCGCATCATCAAGGGGGCCCGCTCACCCAATAAAATCATTCAATTCATGGGCCTATCCTGCTGA
- a CDS encoding DMT family transporter gives MTRVYGAIGTSILVWSLAFLVIRTALAQLKPAELALLRFIPVALLCGIFAAIKFRKETTRILREDRGALIMMSMLLIPFYNWCLYLGQQKVSPGLAALMIGSSPAVTYVMAFSIGQEKFLWPKMGGILLAFAGLLIAIVLGSERGLEASGWAYVLAVFGATMSASSYSIMARSLLFKYDPVPLMCLVMVTGTVPLLIAGGPEFWGKLVLLSGKTWVSIGYLSLIATLGGFYSWFYALKRLPASNVVIFANLIPFLTMLFGYVFYGEHITAWLIAGGVLIALGVYQTTRKIA, from the coding sequence ATGACTAGGGTTTACGGAGCGATCGGTACCAGCATTTTGGTTTGGTCGTTGGCTTTTTTGGTGATTCGGACCGCTTTGGCCCAGCTCAAGCCCGCGGAATTGGCGTTGCTGCGATTTATTCCCGTGGCGTTATTGTGCGGCATTTTTGCCGCGATTAAGTTTAGGAAAGAGACGACGCGGATTTTGAGGGAAGACCGGGGCGCGTTGATCATGATGTCCATGCTGCTGATTCCTTTTTATAACTGGTGTTTGTATTTGGGGCAGCAGAAAGTGTCGCCGGGGCTGGCGGCGTTGATGATCGGGTCGTCGCCGGCAGTGACGTATGTGATGGCGTTTTCCATCGGGCAGGAGAAATTTTTGTGGCCCAAGATGGGCGGGATTTTGCTGGCATTTGCGGGGCTCTTGATCGCGATTGTTTTGGGCTCGGAGCGCGGCCTTGAGGCGTCGGGTTGGGCTTATGTGCTGGCGGTGTTCGGGGCCACGATGAGCGCGTCGTCCTACAGCATTATGGCGCGCTCTCTATTGTTCAAATACGATCCGGTGCCGCTCATGTGCTTGGTGATGGTGACCGGCACCGTGCCGTTGTTGATCGCCGGGGGTCCGGAGTTCTGGGGCAAGCTGGTTTTGCTCAGCGGAAAAACATGGGTAAGTATAGGGTATTTGTCTTTAATCGCGACGTTGGGCGGTTTTTATTCCTGGTTTTACGCGTTGAAGAGATTGCCGGCCAGCAATGTGGTGATTTTTGCGAATTTGATTCCGTTTTTAACCATGTTATTCGGGTATGTTTTTTATGGGGAGCATATCACCGCCTGGCTGATTGCGGGCGGGGTGTTGATTGCATTGGGCGTTTATCAAACGACGAGGAAAATAGCGTGA
- the pyk gene encoding pyruvate kinase: MKKTKIVATLGPACDGPGILEQMIEGGVNVFRLNFSHGTPKDHARRIKAVRDVAQKSKLPVAILQDISGPKIRIGELSGRVAELRAGDLLKLTTKKIMGNRRQISVNYAGLPKDVKKSNSLFLADGLIEVEVLSTDRTIIQCRVLNGGRLTSHQGINFPDGTLHAEVITEKDKRDMAFGVEAGVDIVALSFVRDPKDIKQARALLAHLGKGRIPIIAKIEKHEALDRLDAIVQVSDGVMVARGDLGVEIPLQQVPLAQKKIITHARQMGKPSIVATHMLASMVARPRPTRAEVTDITTAVLDSADALMLSEETAVGKYPVESVLMMCSIIQVAEQSLNHRRLLDDTPVGNTVSDSISQAACIMAEDLRAKVIITPTAFGSTAQRVSRFRPRQNILALSHNPSILRFLNLNWGIVPIEIPRAHTLDDLFKISLHAAKVNGRAKKGDIAVVTAGVPLNKSGTTNLIKVERIES, translated from the coding sequence ATGAAAAAAACCAAAATCGTCGCCACGCTGGGTCCGGCCTGCGACGGACCGGGAATCCTGGAACAAATGATCGAGGGCGGAGTCAATGTTTTCCGCCTCAACTTCTCCCACGGCACGCCCAAAGACCACGCCCGCCGCATCAAAGCCGTGCGCGACGTGGCCCAAAAATCAAAGCTTCCCGTCGCCATCCTTCAGGATATTTCCGGCCCAAAAATCAGGATCGGGGAATTATCCGGCCGCGTTGCGGAACTGAGGGCCGGGGACCTGTTAAAACTCACCACCAAAAAAATCATGGGCAATCGCCGCCAAATCTCCGTCAATTACGCGGGCCTGCCCAAAGACGTTAAAAAAAGCAATTCCCTGTTTTTAGCGGACGGATTGATCGAAGTCGAAGTCTTGTCCACGGACAGGACCATCATTCAATGCCGCGTGTTAAACGGCGGGCGCCTGACCTCGCATCAGGGCATCAATTTTCCCGACGGCACGCTCCACGCCGAAGTGATCACGGAAAAAGACAAACGCGACATGGCCTTCGGCGTTGAAGCCGGCGTGGACATAGTGGCGCTCTCGTTCGTACGCGATCCCAAGGACATCAAACAAGCGCGTGCGCTGCTCGCTCATCTCGGCAAAGGCAGAATCCCCATCATCGCCAAAATCGAAAAGCACGAAGCCTTGGACCGGCTCGATGCCATTGTGCAGGTCTCGGACGGGGTTATGGTCGCGAGGGGGGATTTGGGCGTTGAAATCCCCCTGCAGCAGGTGCCGCTGGCCCAAAAGAAAATCATCACGCACGCGCGCCAAATGGGCAAGCCCTCGATCGTCGCCACTCACATGCTGGCCTCCATGGTCGCGCGCCCGCGCCCGACCCGCGCCGAGGTCACGGACATCACCACCGCGGTCTTGGATTCCGCGGACGCGCTTATGCTCTCCGAGGAAACCGCCGTCGGCAAATACCCGGTGGAATCCGTGCTCATGATGTGCTCTATCATCCAGGTCGCGGAGCAAAGCTTGAATCACCGGCGGTTGCTCGACGACACTCCGGTGGGCAACACGGTCTCGGATTCCATCAGCCAGGCGGCCTGCATCATGGCCGAGGATTTGCGCGCCAAAGTCATCATCACGCCCACGGCCTTCGGCTCAACGGCTCAGCGCGTTTCGCGTTTCAGGCCCAGGCAGAATATCCTGGCCTTAAGCCACAACCCCTCGATTTTGCGCTTCTTAAACCTCAATTGGGGTATTGTGCCCATTGAAATCCCGCGCGCGCACACCCTCGACGATCTCTTCAAAATTTCCCTGCACGCCGCCAAAGTCAACGGACGCGCCAAAAAAGGGGATATCGCGGTGGTGACCGCAGGCGTGCCGCTGAATAAATCCGGAACAACCAACCTGATTAAGGTTGAACGGATCGAGTCCTAA
- a CDS encoding RNA pseudouridine synthase, with product MIVFEDENILVADKPAGLLVIPGRGPAKNEQTLKGMLSEEAGRLWVVHRLDREASGLVCFARNAQTHRYLSMKFEQREVKKTYLVLVQGVLSRERDAIQSKIRTYGSGRMGVHPDGKESETKYRVKERFVQASLCEVDLMTGRRHQIRVHFYSIGHPVAGDPLYGSRPEKSLRLMLHAWKLAFRGPDGKPIDLEVAPPPDFLSVVESLRTRSVQP from the coding sequence GTGATTGTTTTTGAAGACGAGAATATTTTGGTCGCGGATAAGCCCGCCGGGCTGTTGGTGATTCCGGGTCGAGGCCCGGCCAAAAACGAGCAGACGCTAAAAGGCATGCTCAGTGAAGAAGCCGGGCGGTTGTGGGTGGTGCACCGTTTGGACCGGGAGGCCAGCGGCTTGGTCTGTTTTGCCCGCAACGCGCAAACCCACCGGTATTTGTCCATGAAATTTGAGCAGCGCGAGGTCAAAAAAACGTATTTGGTTTTGGTTCAGGGGGTGTTGTCCAGAGAGAGGGACGCGATTCAATCGAAAATCCGGACGTATGGGTCCGGGCGCATGGGCGTTCATCCGGACGGCAAGGAATCGGAAACCAAGTACCGGGTTAAAGAGCGTTTTGTCCAGGCGAGTTTATGCGAGGTTGATTTGATGACCGGGCGCCGCCATCAAATCCGCGTGCATTTTTATTCCATCGGGCATCCGGTGGCGGGCGATCCTTTATATGGGAGCCGCCCGGAGAAATCCTTGCGTTTGATGCTGCATGCCTGGAAATTGGCGTTTCGCGGGCCGGATGGAAAACCGATTGATTTGGAAGTTGCACCGCCGCCGGATTTTTTAAGCGTCGTGGAGAGTCTTAGGACTCGATCCGTTCAACCTTAA
- a CDS encoding TIGR04283 family arsenosugar biosynthesis glycosyltransferase has product MLLSVIVPTFNEAEILPGLLAHLRATATSAVEIIVADGQSKDSTLDAAQFLADRTVSAQRPRARQMHEGALAAKGDLFLFLHADTLLPDDWQNILLEAWSNGHHHSATAFEIGFDAQGWPYRLIEAAARWRRSLTGVPHGDQAIAVSREHYFEAGGFPEMPLMEEYALVGKLKHLGPVHVLPQQVRTSKRRHEKNGPLLNGLKNNAIIACYYLGLPPELLAKIYR; this is encoded by the coding sequence ATGCTGCTAAGCGTCATTGTCCCGACTTTTAACGAAGCCGAGATCTTGCCCGGACTTTTAGCGCATTTGCGCGCCACCGCAACATCAGCCGTTGAAATCATCGTGGCCGATGGTCAAAGCAAGGATTCCACGCTTGACGCCGCCCAATTCCTGGCCGACAGAACCGTCTCCGCTCAACGCCCGCGCGCCCGGCAAATGCATGAAGGCGCGCTCGCGGCCAAAGGCGATCTCTTTCTTTTTCTGCATGCGGACACTTTATTGCCCGATGATTGGCAAAACATTCTCCTTGAGGCTTGGTCCAACGGCCATCATCACTCAGCCACGGCCTTCGAGATCGGGTTCGACGCGCAAGGCTGGCCGTATCGCCTCATCGAGGCTGCGGCGCGCTGGCGCCGGAGCCTGACCGGCGTTCCGCACGGGGACCAGGCCATTGCCGTCAGCCGTGAACATTATTTCGAGGCCGGAGGATTCCCGGAGATGCCGCTGATGGAAGAATACGCGCTGGTCGGCAAACTCAAACATCTCGGGCCCGTGCACGTTCTGCCCCAACAAGTCCGCACCTCCAAACGCCGCCATGAAAAAAACGGCCCCCTTCTCAATGGCCTGAAAAACAACGCCATCATCGCCTGTTATTATCTGGGACTGCCGCCCGAACTTTTAGCCAAAATATACCGATGA
- a CDS encoding DUF456 domain-containing protein: protein MMMFILSVVIFLLAAAASLFLLALGLPGNWALLAGTLLAIALSPKAALTFGAVFILLGVCIFAEVVEWLCGVFGARRYGVSKAGVLGALIGGLIGAILLGSVIPVVGAIPGGFIGTFLGAFLAELSRGQNREQALRLGWGAFTARMLALVAKFGVTFTMAAIGFFFLF, encoded by the coding sequence TTGATGATGTTCATTTTAAGCGTGGTTATTTTCCTGCTGGCGGCGGCGGCGAGCCTGTTTTTACTGGCGTTGGGCTTGCCGGGCAATTGGGCGCTATTGGCCGGCACATTATTGGCGATCGCGTTAAGCCCGAAGGCGGCGCTCACATTCGGCGCGGTGTTTATTTTGCTGGGCGTGTGCATTTTCGCCGAGGTTGTGGAGTGGCTGTGCGGGGTGTTCGGAGCGAGGCGCTACGGTGTGTCTAAGGCCGGGGTGCTGGGCGCTTTAATCGGCGGGTTGATCGGCGCTATTTTGTTGGGCTCCGTGATTCCGGTGGTGGGTGCGATCCCGGGCGGGTTTATCGGGACGTTTTTGGGCGCTTTTTTGGCGGAGCTGTCGCGCGGTCAAAATAGGGAACAGGCGCTGCGTCTGGGCTGGGGCGCGTTTACGGCGCGGATGCTGGCGTTGGTGGCGAAATTCGGGGTGACTTTCACCATGGCCGCGATCGGGTTTTTCTTTCTTTTCTAA
- a CDS encoding TVP38/TMEM64 family protein — MNARAGKFAALIAGLLAIALLARFSPLAPYLNKDSLLAFIRILRNVWWGPIAFIAAYACTSAVGLPAIPFVLGGGAVFGTLWGTIYNAISANIGASLAFLVARFMGRDFVASLLKDGKLAALDAKAAQHGFQTILTLRLLPFVPFNGLNFAAGISKIRYRDFALGSLAGMLPGTFIYTYFADSILSGTTGVNGKAFVHLFLAAMLMVFLSMTPKIFKKWLPANRKKNPF; from the coding sequence ATGAACGCGCGCGCGGGAAAATTTGCGGCGCTGATTGCGGGCCTTCTGGCGATTGCGCTCTTGGCGCGATTCAGCCCCCTGGCCCCTTACCTCAACAAAGACTCCCTGCTCGCTTTTATCCGCATACTCAGAAATGTCTGGTGGGGACCTATCGCCTTCATCGCGGCCTATGCCTGCACCAGCGCCGTGGGTTTGCCTGCCATCCCTTTTGTTTTGGGGGGAGGCGCGGTTTTCGGAACGCTGTGGGGCACCATTTACAACGCGATTTCCGCCAATATCGGCGCCTCTTTGGCCTTTTTGGTCGCCCGGTTCATGGGCCGGGATTTTGTGGCTTCTCTTTTAAAAGATGGCAAACTGGCGGCTTTAGACGCCAAAGCCGCTCAACACGGCTTCCAAACGATACTGACGCTCAGGCTCCTGCCTTTTGTTCCCTTCAACGGCTTGAATTTCGCGGCCGGTATTTCCAAAATTCGCTATCGGGACTTTGCCCTGGGCTCGCTGGCAGGCATGCTGCCGGGAACCTTTATCTACACCTATTTTGCGGACTCCATTTTATCCGGAACAACGGGCGTCAACGGTAAAGCCTTCGTGCATTTATTCCTGGCCGCCATGCTCATGGTTTTTCTTTCCATGACGCCGAAAATTTTCAAAAAATGGCTGCCCGCCAACCGTAAAAAGAATCCTTTCTAA